A stretch of DNA from Peptococcaceae bacterium 1198_IL3148:
ACGAGAATGATAAAAAAATCCCGGCGATGCCGGGATTTAATCTGAAAGGAGAATAACCGAGAACCTAAGACCAGAAGTGTGCAATACGACCTATAACTAATAGCAACCATATACAACCAAGTAATCTGTATTGGCTATAAAATGGTTGGTCAGTTTCCTTACGAGGTAGAATATTAGCAAAGTATTTTGGGGTAATTAAACATAGTAAACCAACTATACCCATTGCGGAATAACCAATGGTATGGTGGAGTGTTCTACTAAAACTAAACATCGGATATTGATAGCCAATAATTATGCTAAATACGAATACTAAAATTAGTATTATGTTTGTAATACGCATGAAGTATAGCTTGTTTTTATCTAACTTCATAATATTCTCCTCAATATCTAATTAATTGTACCAAGGTATCCAATGTTCAATTGGAGGTCCGGACAGTGGAGTGTGAATTTCTTCAAAAACAACTCCATTCCAACCACTTCTCTTATAGTTAGAATAAATTTCATCAGCTTGGTAATCGGAGTCCCAGGCACATAATGCTAAAATAACACCGAGAGTGCTATATTTAAATCCTACAAGCGATAAACCAGTAAATATATCAGCTTGTCTATTTAGGTTGTCTATCATTTTTTCAGTTTTCGCAGAACCAAAATATGTTTTCCAGTGAAGTGGTCCTACTTCATATGTCCCTTCACCAGTGGCATTTAACTGTTTATCTTCACCTATGATGTATCCAGTATTCATATCAACACTAAGACCTTGATCTTGGATCTGCTTTAATAATTCTTTAGCACTGTTTACATAATATTTTGCAAACTCATCAGAAACACCTGCTTCGTTAGCAAACTTTTTGATGTCTTTTACATCAAAGTTTTGAGTTCCATATGAATCAGTTTCTAGGTAATCTAATGTAGTCTGTTCAAGTAAAGCTGAACTTGTTATAAGGTCAACTTTATTTACGTTCTCGGCAGCCATAGCACTACCACCAATGCCAAACATAAAGATACAAGTAATGAGAACAATAATTAACTTTTTCATAAATACCTCCTGTTATTTAATATTGCTCCTCGGATACAACTCCTTTCATTCCTTAGATAAGTAAAAAACACTTTCGTTTTAAAAACCGTTCGTAAAATATCTACATTATCCATCATTTAAAAAATAAAGGTTTTATGTCAAATATTATTGAACTATATTCAACCAAATTAAAAACTTTGTGGAGGTTGCCATGTCAGTCTTTAAAAGGCTATTTAACCGAGGAAAAGAAGAAGAGTATAGAAAACTAATATTTGAGCTGTACTATCCAAAAGCCTATAACGCTGCTTACTACTATTGTGGTGATACTTTTCTTGCAGAGGAAGCGGCCCAGGATGCTATTTTTAAAGCAATAACTAATATCGACCAGTTAAGAGATCCAGACAAGATTGAAGCTTGGATTAAAAGCATAGCGGTGAATAACATCATATCTTTGCTAAGAAAAAAGAAAAAAGTGGTTGGCATTGATAATGTTGCTATGCTGGCAGATTCCAAAGATAATATGCCTGAATATGTACTAGATACGCAAGAGACTAGAAATGCTATTATGGCTGCTATAGATACTCTGGATATGATTTCTAAGCAGGTGATCCATTTAAGGTTTTATGAAGAATTGAAA
This window harbors:
- a CDS encoding RNA polymerase sigma factor, coding for MSVFKRLFNRGKEEEYRKLIFELYYPKAYNAAYYYCGDTFLAEEAAQDAIFKAITNIDQLRDPDKIEAWIKSIAVNNIISLLRKKKKVVGIDNVAMLADSKDNMPEYVLDTQETRNAIMAAIDTLDMISKQVIHLRFYEELKVKDIAVIMDKPEGTIKTLIHRAKNTIKIRLVAEGYIEQTGAKGGKKVE